A stretch of the Luteimonas sp. JM171 genome encodes the following:
- a CDS encoding BatA domain-containing protein: MTPALLLPAGLAALGALLVPLLLHLARRSQQQPTMFSALRWLRSQARPQRRIRFEEILLLALRLLLVGLLALWLARPAFMGEGEPSRVLAVVPGVEAAPAQALGEGMDSLVWLAPGFPDLALPAPTGPVPVASLLRELDSQLPPGAELVVAVPARLEGMDAQRPVLSRGVAWRVLPGAMEARAPFEPEPPALQVRVGADADGPLRYLRAAALAWHGADGLSDATFQQAAPQSPVTGDAPLLWLQSGQVPAQVIEWVKAGGTALLAAGAEAPAPVAMVPVWKGATGEPLVEGGRLGRGRLLRFTRSLQPAAMPELLEADFPAQLRAVLEGRPPAPGSVAAVDHAPQAGAPAWPPAPLDLRPWLALLIALVLLVERWVATARRREWTG, translated from the coding sequence GTGACCCCCGCGCTGCTCCTGCCCGCGGGCCTGGCCGCACTGGGTGCGCTGCTGGTGCCGCTGCTGCTCCACCTCGCGCGCCGCAGCCAGCAGCAGCCCACCATGTTCTCCGCGCTGCGCTGGCTGCGCAGCCAGGCCCGGCCGCAGCGCCGGATCCGTTTCGAGGAGATCCTGCTGCTGGCGTTGCGGCTGCTGCTGGTCGGGCTGCTGGCGCTGTGGCTGGCGCGGCCGGCCTTCATGGGGGAGGGAGAGCCAAGCCGGGTGCTTGCGGTGGTTCCCGGCGTGGAGGCCGCTCCGGCGCAGGCGCTGGGTGAAGGCATGGATTCACTGGTCTGGCTGGCGCCCGGTTTCCCGGACCTGGCGCTGCCGGCGCCCACCGGGCCGGTGCCGGTGGCCAGCCTCCTGCGCGAGCTGGATTCGCAGCTGCCGCCCGGTGCGGAACTGGTGGTGGCCGTTCCGGCGCGGCTGGAGGGCATGGATGCGCAGCGGCCGGTGCTGTCGCGCGGGGTGGCGTGGCGGGTGTTGCCCGGTGCGATGGAGGCGCGCGCGCCGTTCGAACCCGAGCCGCCGGCGCTGCAGGTGCGGGTCGGCGCCGACGCCGACGGGCCGCTGCGCTACCTGCGCGCGGCGGCGCTCGCCTGGCACGGCGCGGACGGCCTGTCGGACGCGACCTTCCAGCAGGCGGCCCCGCAGTCGCCGGTCACCGGCGACGCCCCCCTGCTGTGGTTGCAGTCTGGGCAGGTGCCGGCGCAGGTGATCGAGTGGGTGAAGGCCGGAGGCACGGCGCTGCTGGCCGCCGGCGCGGAAGCGCCCGCACCCGTTGCCATGGTGCCGGTGTGGAAGGGCGCGACCGGCGAGCCGCTGGTGGAAGGCGGCAGGCTCGGCCGCGGCCGGCTGCTGCGCTTCACCCGTTCCCTGCAGCCTGCCGCCATGCCCGAGTTGCTGGAGGCGGATTTCCCCGCGCAGCTGCGCGCGGTGCTGGAAGGCCGGCCCCCGGCGCCGGGCAGCGTGGCCGCGGTGGATCACGCGCCGCAGGCGGGCGCGCCGGCCTGGCCGCCCGCGCCGCTCGACCTGCGGCCCTGGCTGGCGCTGCTGATCGCGCTGGTCCTGCTGGTTGAGCGCTGGGTTGCAACCGCGCGACGCCGGGAGTGGACCGGATGA
- a CDS encoding DUF4175 family protein, translating into MSAALRLRSTLRAARLRVVLASALVALPPVVALVVVLARMGASGAAAMLGIAGLAVAAVFIVLRARPIGVRWLAGRLDATRPDMEDSAALLFAHRSDISALQRLQRERLRRRVADAPMPDLRPDWPRRRIALSCGLSLLAIALAVLWPQAVDRDGMRVAPTARHTAGAPQLQRWKLQVQPPAYTGLESYEAEALDTQAPAGSQLVWTLRFHPQPPAAELRFHDGSALALEQGEGGWTASHRLDASTLYRIVPEGASAEPAPPLHRLDAIADEPPKVRVVAPAQSLSTMSAGQRRWTLEFEATDDYGVAADARLHITLAKGTGENITFAETSRSVHGSGPATRRRFEVTLDPIGLGIGQGEDLVARLEVRDNRSPRPHFARSPSLILRWPAPPPPDVDGLDALAREVLPAYFRSQRQIIIDAEALLEERPALEPERFLARSDALGVDQRVLRLRYGQFMGEEAEDGPAPPPVDDAAPPPTTLPIDDFGQAPAASAEQGGESGPDRSRTGVLDLHDHDHEDGLQPREAAAFGSMEGVLEEYAHLHDLPGAATLLAPRTRETLRRALGEMWQSELALRQGDPARALPFAYRALAFIQQVREADRIYLARTGSQLPPIDESRRLGGDRDGIGRRPLPPSNAPAPDDELAQAWRALAGDPGAGALDVDALEHWLGRNQGRLDDPLELVAALDAVRNDPGCQPCQSRLRAVIWTVLARPAARPALRSPEEGDTGRRYLEALQEEER; encoded by the coding sequence ATGAGCGCCGCCCTGCGCCTGCGATCAACCCTGCGCGCCGCACGCCTGCGGGTGGTGCTCGCCTCGGCGCTGGTCGCGCTGCCGCCGGTGGTCGCGCTGGTGGTCGTGCTCGCCCGGATGGGTGCTTCCGGGGCCGCCGCCATGCTCGGCATCGCGGGGCTCGCGGTGGCGGCCGTCTTCATTGTGCTGCGCGCACGCCCGATCGGCGTTCGCTGGCTGGCCGGGCGGCTGGATGCCACCCGCCCGGACATGGAGGACAGCGCGGCGCTGCTGTTCGCCCATCGCAGCGACATCTCCGCACTGCAGCGGCTGCAGCGCGAGCGCCTGCGCCGCCGCGTCGCCGACGCGCCCATGCCGGACCTGCGGCCGGACTGGCCGCGCCGGCGCATTGCCCTGTCCTGCGGCCTGTCGCTGCTGGCCATTGCCCTTGCGGTGCTCTGGCCCCAGGCCGTCGATCGCGATGGCATGCGCGTCGCGCCGACCGCGCGCCACACCGCCGGCGCGCCGCAGCTGCAGCGCTGGAAGCTGCAGGTCCAGCCGCCCGCCTATACCGGCCTGGAATCCTACGAAGCCGAGGCGCTGGACACCCAGGCGCCGGCCGGCTCGCAGCTTGTGTGGACACTGCGCTTCCACCCGCAGCCGCCGGCCGCGGAACTCCGGTTCCATGACGGCAGCGCCCTGGCGCTGGAACAGGGCGAAGGCGGCTGGACCGCGTCGCACCGGCTGGATGCATCGACCCTCTACCGGATCGTTCCGGAAGGGGCGTCGGCTGAACCGGCTCCTCCGCTGCATCGGCTGGATGCAATTGCGGACGAGCCGCCCAAGGTCCGCGTCGTCGCGCCGGCGCAGAGTCTGAGCACGATGAGCGCGGGCCAGCGGCGATGGACGCTGGAGTTTGAAGCCACGGATGACTACGGGGTGGCCGCCGATGCGCGCCTGCACATCACCCTGGCCAAAGGCACCGGCGAGAACATCACCTTCGCCGAAACCAGCCGCAGCGTGCACGGCAGCGGGCCCGCGACGCGCCGGCGCTTCGAGGTGACGCTTGATCCCATCGGCCTGGGCATCGGCCAGGGCGAGGACCTGGTGGCGCGTCTGGAGGTGCGGGACAACCGCTCACCGCGGCCGCACTTCGCCCGCAGCCCAAGCCTGATCCTGCGCTGGCCGGCCCCGCCACCGCCTGATGTGGACGGCCTGGACGCCCTGGCGCGCGAGGTGTTGCCCGCGTACTTCCGCAGCCAGCGGCAGATCATCATCGACGCCGAAGCGCTGCTGGAAGAACGGCCGGCGCTGGAGCCGGAGCGCTTCCTCGCCCGGTCCGACGCCCTGGGCGTCGACCAGCGGGTGCTGCGCCTGCGCTACGGGCAGTTCATGGGCGAGGAAGCCGAGGACGGCCCGGCCCCGCCACCTGTGGACGACGCAGCGCCGCCGCCGACCACGCTGCCGATCGACGACTTCGGGCAGGCCCCGGCGGCTTCGGCGGAGCAGGGCGGGGAATCCGGGCCGGATCGCTCGCGCACAGGGGTTCTGGACCTGCATGACCATGACCACGAAGACGGCCTGCAGCCGCGCGAGGCCGCCGCCTTCGGCAGCATGGAGGGCGTGCTGGAGGAGTACGCGCACCTGCATGACCTGCCGGGCGCCGCGACCCTGCTCGCCCCGCGTACCCGTGAAACCCTGCGACGCGCCCTGGGCGAGATGTGGCAGTCCGAACTGGCCCTGCGCCAGGGGGATCCGGCCCGGGCGCTGCCCTTCGCCTACCGCGCGCTGGCGTTCATCCAGCAGGTGCGCGAGGCGGATCGCATCTACCTTGCCCGCACAGGTTCGCAGCTGCCCCCGATTGACGAAAGCCGGCGCCTGGGCGGCGACCGCGACGGGATCGGCCGTCGGCCGCTGCCCCCATCCAATGCGCCCGCGCCGGATGACGAGCTCGCGCAGGCCTGGCGGGCGCTGGCCGGTGATCCCGGAGCCGGGGCGCTCGACGTGGACGCGCTGGAACATTGGCTCGGGCGCAACCAGGGCCGGCTCGACGATCCCCTGGAGCTCGTCGCCGCCCTCGACGCCGTTCGCAACGATCCTGGCTGCCAGCCCTGCCAAAGCCGCCTCCGGGCCGTGATCTGGACCGTGCTGGCACGCCCCGCGGCCAGGCCCGCGCTCCGGTCCCCGGAGGAGGGCGATACGGGCCGCCGTTACCTTGAGGCGCTGCAGGAGGAGGAGCGGTGA
- a CDS encoding DUF4349 domain-containing protein: MHKGLMAFAGALLALGLGACSDGGQASREAVVYDAAPPAKGAAFAAQATAAEDDHGLSAMLAYEHHAGIQLPAGEIPARLEQVQAACADARFGACVVLAVNQQGGERPSASATLRIVPEGVEPMIALAGDGARLGSRSTHAEDLAVAVRDNAATRDRLAREMERLQQFQQRPDLSVSDMISLSERIAAVEAQLESAARQDAQYRRRIDTQRLTLSFQPPTGEAGRSEIGQALRDVAGVFSTGAAWTIRTMAFLAPLVLVLAVAVALIRLVRRRRRTRAQGAGTAAG; the protein is encoded by the coding sequence ATGCACAAGGGATTGATGGCCTTCGCCGGAGCGCTGCTGGCGCTGGGCCTTGGCGCCTGCAGTGACGGCGGGCAGGCATCGCGGGAGGCCGTGGTGTATGACGCCGCGCCGCCGGCCAAGGGCGCCGCATTCGCCGCCCAGGCGACGGCGGCCGAAGACGACCACGGGCTTTCCGCCATGCTCGCCTATGAGCACCACGCCGGCATCCAGCTGCCGGCCGGGGAAATCCCCGCGCGTCTGGAGCAGGTGCAGGCTGCCTGTGCCGACGCCCGCTTTGGCGCCTGCGTCGTGCTTGCCGTCAACCAGCAGGGCGGGGAGCGGCCATCCGCCAGCGCCACACTGCGCATCGTGCCGGAAGGTGTCGAACCGATGATCGCCCTGGCCGGCGACGGCGCGCGCCTGGGCAGCCGCAGCACCCATGCCGAAGACCTCGCGGTGGCCGTGCGCGACAACGCCGCCACCCGCGACCGGCTGGCGCGCGAGATGGAGCGCCTGCAGCAGTTCCAGCAGCGGCCCGACCTCAGCGTGAGCGACATGATCTCGCTGTCCGAACGCATTGCCGCGGTCGAAGCCCAGCTCGAATCGGCCGCCCGCCAGGACGCCCAGTACCGCCGCCGGATCGATACCCAGCGGCTGACCCTCAGCTTCCAGCCACCCACCGGCGAGGCCGGCCGCAGCGAAATCGGCCAGGCCCTGCGTGATGTCGCCGGCGTGTTCTCGACCGGCGCTGCCTGGACCATCCGGACGATGGCGTTCCTTGCGCCGCTGGTGCTCGTCCTGGCGGTGGCCGTCGCCCTGATACGGCTGGTGCGCAGGCGCCGCCGCACCAGGGCACAGGGGGCGGGAACAGCGGCCGGCTAG
- a CDS encoding peptidylprolyl isomerase, whose protein sequence is MAPRNLKLPALLALACAVAITPLAAEEQRVLTTAELLESSAPEDWREPDPAHTLYLDLDAGRVVIELAPQFAPAHVENLRTLAREHFWDGLAIYRSHDNFVVQWGDPEEGDARRSIGSARDALPAEFERDAQGVAFTRLPDVDGWAPEVGFAWGFPAARNPAEGVAWLAHCYGMVGAGRGMEADSSIGTELYAVTGQSPRQLDRNITLVGRVVHGIELLSATPRGPEPLGIHADPESFTPIRSVRLASEVPVEERTRVEVLRTDTPLFEAVVESRRNRRDGWYLRPAGHIDLCNAPLPARVVEGG, encoded by the coding sequence ATGGCGCCCCGCAATCTGAAACTGCCCGCCCTGCTCGCCCTTGCCTGTGCCGTTGCCATCACTCCACTGGCGGCGGAAGAGCAGCGTGTGTTGACGACGGCGGAGTTGCTGGAGTCATCGGCTCCGGAAGATTGGCGCGAGCCTGACCCGGCGCACACGCTGTACCTGGACCTGGATGCGGGGCGGGTGGTGATCGAGCTGGCGCCGCAGTTCGCGCCCGCGCACGTGGAGAACCTGCGGACGCTGGCGCGGGAACACTTCTGGGATGGGCTGGCGATCTACCGCTCGCACGACAATTTCGTGGTGCAGTGGGGTGATCCGGAGGAAGGCGACGCGCGGCGGTCGATCGGCAGTGCGCGCGATGCGCTGCCGGCGGAGTTCGAGCGCGACGCGCAGGGGGTGGCGTTCACGCGGCTGCCGGATGTCGACGGGTGGGCGCCGGAGGTGGGGTTCGCGTGGGGATTTCCCGCGGCCAGGAATCCGGCGGAAGGCGTCGCATGGCTGGCGCATTGCTACGGGATGGTCGGCGCGGGGCGCGGGATGGAAGCCGATTCGAGCATCGGGACCGAGCTGTACGCGGTGACGGGACAGTCGCCGCGGCAGCTGGACCGGAACATCACCCTGGTGGGGCGGGTGGTGCATGGGATCGAGCTGCTGAGCGCGACGCCGCGGGGGCCGGAGCCGCTCGGGATCCACGCTGATCCGGAAAGCTTCACCCCGATCCGTTCGGTGCGGCTGGCTTCGGAGGTGCCGGTGGAAGAGCGCACCCGGGTGGAGGTGCTGCGGACGGACACGCCGCTGTTCGAGGCGGTGGTGGAGTCGCGGCGCAACCGGCGGGACGGGTGGTACCTGCGGCCGGCCGGGCACATCGACCTGTGCAACGCGCCACTGCCGGCGCGCGTCGTGGAAGGAGGCTGA
- a CDS encoding PadR family transcriptional regulator produces the protein MPEIPADDDLQLRKFEKELSTGTVSLVLLGVLAAAPEPMYGYQIAKRLEALGDGVLAGKQSALYPVLRNLEAAGLLASHTAPSDAGPPRRYYRITPTGRRSLQHRARAWAATRDAVDSVLEEVNQ, from the coding sequence ATGCCCGAGATCCCCGCCGACGACGACCTACAGCTGCGCAAGTTCGAAAAGGAACTGAGCACCGGCACCGTCTCGCTCGTCCTGCTCGGCGTCCTCGCCGCCGCCCCCGAACCCATGTACGGCTACCAGATCGCCAAACGCCTCGAAGCCCTGGGTGACGGCGTCCTTGCAGGGAAACAGAGCGCCCTCTACCCCGTCCTGCGCAACCTCGAAGCCGCCGGCCTCCTCGCCAGCCATACCGCCCCATCCGACGCCGGCCCCCCGCGCCGCTACTACCGCATCACCCCCACCGGCCGCCGCAGCCTGCAACACCGCGCCAGAGCCTGGGCCGCCACCCGCGACGCCGTCGATTCCGTCCTGGAGGAAGTGAATCAATGA
- a CDS encoding sensor domain-containing protein, translating into MNARDLPTTIPEYLAHLRRELAGADPALIQDALYDAEEYLRSELAENPGKSEAEVIAAVASSYGAPGEVADIYRDTEVKVQTALRPPRPVERKSVLGRFFGVAADPRAYTALFYMVLALATGIFYFLWVVAGISMSIGFAVLIIGIPFIILFFGSVRILSLVEGRLVEVMLGERMPRRPLYSVRGRSIWQRIGDMFTDPRSWSTLLYMLLMLPLGVVYFSIAAVLVLLGVIFAAAPLALLPGVEMSIWLWGIDLAADAPWLLPLVSIAGILLLFLTLHLARGIGTLHGQLAKHLLVKSSAGA; encoded by the coding sequence ATGAACGCCCGAGACCTGCCGACCACCATCCCCGAATACCTCGCCCACCTCAGGCGCGAGCTGGCCGGCGCCGACCCGGCGCTGATCCAGGACGCCCTGTACGACGCCGAGGAGTACCTGCGCTCGGAGCTTGCCGAGAACCCGGGCAAGAGCGAAGCCGAAGTCATCGCCGCGGTCGCTTCCAGCTACGGCGCCCCCGGGGAGGTGGCGGACATCTACCGCGACACCGAGGTCAAGGTGCAGACGGCGCTGCGTCCGCCGCGCCCGGTCGAGCGCAAATCGGTGCTGGGGCGCTTCTTCGGCGTTGCCGCCGACCCGCGCGCCTACACCGCGCTGTTCTACATGGTGCTGGCGCTGGCCACCGGCATCTTCTACTTCCTGTGGGTGGTCGCCGGCATCTCGATGTCGATCGGTTTCGCGGTCCTGATCATCGGCATCCCCTTCATCATCCTGTTCTTCGGCTCGGTGCGGATTCTCTCGCTGGTCGAGGGCCGGCTGGTTGAGGTGATGCTCGGCGAGCGGATGCCGCGCAGGCCGCTGTACAGCGTGCGCGGCCGCAGCATCTGGCAGCGCATCGGCGACATGTTCACCGACCCGCGCAGCTGGAGCACGCTGCTCTACATGCTGCTGATGCTGCCGCTGGGCGTGGTGTACTTCAGCATCGCCGCGGTCCTCGTGCTGCTGGGCGTGATCTTCGCCGCGGCGCCGCTGGCACTGCTGCCCGGCGTGGAGATGAGCATCTGGCTCTGGGGGATCGACCTGGCCGCGGATGCGCCCTGGCTGCTCCCGCTGGTCTCGATCGCCGGCATCCTGCTGCTGTTCCTGACCCTGCACCTGGCCCGCGGCATCGGGACCCTGCACGGGCAGCTGGCCAAGCACCTGCTGGTCAAGAGTTCCGCGGGCGCCTGA
- the phaZ gene encoding polyhydroxyalkanoate depolymerase, which yields MFLYQFHELGRAMTAPLTYWAEANARVFSDSSSWFSSLPGSDRLAAANELFYRIGKDYEKPEFAIHQVTKDGHDVPVVEKVIVDKPFCRLLRFKRYTDDAENILGMKDQPTVLVVAPLSGHHATLLRDTVRTLLPDHKVYITDWVDARMVPKEAGAFTLDDYVAYVQEFIRTIGAEKLHVIGVCQPVVPVLAAISLMAARGETTPLSMVLMGGPVDGRSSPTAVNNLATEKPLWWFENNLIHQVPSNYPGKGRKVYPGFLQHMGFVAMNPERHFMSHWDFYQNLLRGDGEDTQAHRRFYDEYNAVLDMPAEYYLDTIRIVFQEFLLPRGKWEVDGERVDPSAISRTALMTIEGELDDISGQGQTHASHALCTAIPDGKRARVTMQGVGHYGIFSGRRWRTQVYPQLRDFIAAHTPASNGKAGANGKG from the coding sequence ATGTTCCTGTATCAATTCCATGAGCTGGGCCGCGCCATGACCGCGCCGCTCACCTACTGGGCCGAAGCCAACGCCCGCGTCTTTTCCGACTCCAGCAGCTGGTTCTCCTCGCTCCCCGGGTCCGACCGGCTGGCGGCGGCGAACGAGCTGTTCTACCGGATTGGCAAGGACTACGAGAAGCCGGAATTCGCCATCCACCAGGTCACCAAGGACGGTCACGACGTACCGGTGGTGGAAAAGGTCATCGTCGACAAGCCGTTCTGCCGGCTGCTGCGCTTCAAGCGCTATACCGACGATGCCGAGAACATCCTGGGCATGAAGGACCAGCCGACGGTGCTGGTGGTGGCGCCGCTGTCCGGCCACCACGCCACGCTGCTGCGCGATACCGTCCGCACGCTGCTGCCCGACCACAAGGTGTACATCACCGACTGGGTCGATGCGCGGATGGTCCCGAAGGAGGCCGGTGCGTTCACGCTCGATGACTACGTCGCCTACGTGCAGGAGTTCATCCGCACCATCGGCGCGGAGAAGCTGCACGTGATCGGGGTATGCCAGCCGGTGGTGCCGGTGCTGGCGGCGATCTCGCTGATGGCCGCGCGCGGGGAAACCACGCCGCTGTCGATGGTCCTGATGGGAGGCCCGGTGGACGGGCGCAGCTCGCCCACCGCGGTCAACAACCTGGCTACCGAGAAGCCGCTGTGGTGGTTCGAGAACAACCTGATCCACCAGGTGCCCTCGAACTACCCCGGCAAGGGCCGCAAGGTCTATCCCGGCTTCCTTCAGCACATGGGCTTCGTGGCGATGAACCCCGAGCGCCACTTCATGTCGCACTGGGACTTCTACCAGAACCTGCTGCGTGGCGATGGCGAGGACACCCAGGCGCACCGCCGTTTCTACGATGAGTACAACGCGGTGCTGGACATGCCCGCGGAGTATTACCTGGACACCATCCGCATCGTGTTCCAGGAGTTCCTGCTGCCCCGCGGCAAGTGGGAAGTGGACGGCGAACGCGTGGATCCGTCCGCGATCTCGCGCACCGCGCTGATGACCATCGAGGGCGAACTGGACGACATCTCCGGCCAGGGCCAGACCCACGCCTCGCATGCGCTGTGCACGGCGATCCCGGATGGAAAGCGCGCCCGGGTGACCATGCAGGGCGTGGGCCACTACGGCATCTTCAGCGGCCGGCGCTGGCGCACCCAGGTGTATCCGCAGCTGCGCGACTTCATCGCCGCCCACACTCCCGCCAGCAACGGGAAGGCGGGCGCCAACGGCAAGGGCTGA
- a CDS encoding class I SAM-dependent methyltransferase translates to MEKRYDRAYFDRWYRSGGIGGPQRLARKVALAVATAEYWLERPVRTVLDIGCGEGAWRAPLLKLRPNAHYMGFDSSQYAIERFGARRNLHLARFADFRHLRPCPPVDLLVCADVLHYLPAREIDAGLEGIAELCGGVAFLETFTRQDQTVGDDDGFMRRPAAFYRRRFQAAGLSPLGSHCWLSPALAAEAMALELPG, encoded by the coding sequence ATGGAAAAACGCTACGACCGCGCCTACTTCGACCGCTGGTACCGCTCCGGAGGCATCGGCGGCCCGCAGCGGCTGGCGCGCAAGGTCGCCCTGGCCGTGGCCACCGCCGAGTACTGGCTGGAGCGTCCCGTGCGCACCGTGCTCGACATCGGCTGCGGCGAGGGGGCATGGCGGGCACCGCTGCTCAAGCTCCGCCCCAACGCGCACTACATGGGCTTTGACAGCAGCCAGTACGCGATCGAGCGCTTCGGCGCGCGCCGCAACCTGCACCTGGCCCGGTTCGCAGACTTCCGGCACCTGAGGCCCTGCCCGCCGGTGGACCTGCTGGTGTGCGCGGACGTGCTGCACTACCTGCCTGCGCGCGAGATCGACGCGGGGCTGGAGGGCATCGCCGAGCTGTGCGGCGGCGTGGCGTTCCTGGAGACCTTCACCCGCCAGGACCAGACGGTGGGTGACGACGACGGCTTCATGCGCCGGCCGGCCGCGTTCTACCGGCGCCGGTTCCAGGCCGCCGGGCTGTCCCCGCTCGGTTCGCATTGCTGGCTGTCTCCCGCGCTCGCCGCGGAGGCGATGGCGCTGGAACTGCCGGGCTGA
- a CDS encoding CopD family protein, which produces MTAYDWTKAFHLLFAIAWVAAVFYLPRILVNMAEAGAAGEVQARLQLMGRRLYRFGHIMFGLALVLGLVLWFGFGVAGGWLHAKLLLVVLMLVHFIVAGRWLKRSGDAGVAISSGKLRLFNEIPVLLLLFVVWLALGKPF; this is translated from the coding sequence ATGACCGCATACGACTGGACCAAGGCCTTCCACCTGCTGTTTGCCATCGCCTGGGTGGCGGCGGTGTTCTACCTGCCTCGGATCCTGGTGAACATGGCCGAAGCCGGCGCCGCCGGCGAGGTGCAGGCGCGGCTGCAGCTGATGGGCCGGCGGCTGTACCGCTTCGGCCACATCATGTTCGGGCTGGCGCTGGTGCTGGGGCTGGTGCTGTGGTTCGGGTTCGGGGTGGCGGGGGGCTGGCTGCACGCCAAGCTGCTGCTGGTGGTGCTGATGCTGGTGCACTTCATCGTGGCCGGACGCTGGTTGAAGCGGTCCGGGGATGCGGGGGTGGCCATCAGCAGCGGCAAGCTGCGGCTGTTCAACGAGATCCCCGTGCTCCTGCTCCTGTTCGTCGTCTGGCTGGCGCTCGGCAAGCCGTTCTGA
- a CDS encoding 3-hydroxybutyrate dehydrogenase, whose translation MNRLDGKVCLVTGAASGIGKRIAEVYAQAGGKVAIADLQLEAAETTAREIREAGGEAMAVAMDVTDEAQVVDGVARIVSGWGKVDVLVSNAGIQIVNKLTDFSLADWKKMLAIHLDGAFLTSRECLRGMEKRREGGAIIYMGSVHSHLASRLKAPYVTAKHGLLGLCRTVAKEAADYGVRANVICPGFVRTPLVDRQIPEQAKEFGISEDAVVKDIMLKDTVDGEFTTVDDVANVALTLAGFETNALTGQSIVVSHGWYMQ comes from the coding sequence ATGAACCGACTCGACGGCAAGGTCTGCCTGGTCACCGGCGCGGCCAGCGGCATCGGCAAGCGCATCGCCGAGGTGTATGCGCAGGCCGGTGGCAAGGTGGCGATCGCCGACCTGCAGCTCGAGGCCGCCGAAACCACGGCGCGGGAGATCCGCGAGGCCGGCGGTGAGGCCATGGCGGTGGCCATGGACGTCACCGACGAGGCGCAGGTCGTCGACGGCGTGGCGCGGATTGTTTCCGGATGGGGCAAGGTGGACGTGCTGGTTTCCAACGCCGGCATCCAGATCGTCAACAAGCTCACCGACTTCAGCCTGGCGGACTGGAAGAAGATGCTCGCCATCCACCTGGACGGCGCCTTCCTCACCTCCCGCGAATGCCTGCGCGGCATGGAGAAGCGGCGCGAAGGCGGCGCCATCATCTACATGGGCTCGGTGCACTCGCACCTGGCATCCAGGCTCAAGGCACCCTACGTGACCGCCAAGCACGGCCTGCTGGGCCTGTGCCGCACCGTGGCGAAGGAGGCGGCGGACTACGGCGTACGCGCCAACGTGATCTGCCCGGGGTTCGTGCGCACCCCGCTGGTGGACCGGCAGATCCCCGAGCAGGCGAAGGAGTTCGGGATCAGCGAAGACGCGGTGGTGAAGGACATCATGCTCAAGGACACGGTGGACGGGGAGTTCACCACCGTGGACGACGTGGCCAACGTCGCGCTCACCCTCGCCGGCTTCGAAACCAATGCCCTCACCGGCCAGAGCATCGTGGTGAGCCACGGCTGGTACATGCAGTAG